TTCCTCTGCGGTGCCGAGGGAACGATTATAGGTCAGGGCACGCAGTCATCTCCTGCATCCCGGTTTGCCAATTTAATGACAACCGGAAATCTGAAGGAGATGTCACAGGATTTCCTCCGGGCGGCAACATTCAGCGGTTATGGGGTTTCTCTCTATGTCGGCCTCGGAGTTCCGATTCCGGTTACTGATATTGAGACTGTCAGAAATACTGCAATAAGGGATGAAGATATTACAACATCTATAGTTGACTACGGAGTTCCTGCCAGAAGCCGGCCGACTGTAAAAGAAGTGACATATGCGGAGCTTAAGAGCGGAAAGGTTGAGATAGACGGGGAAGAGATCAGGACGTCTTCATTGTCGTCATTCAGGAAAGCAAGAGAAATTGCATCTGAACTTGCGAAATGGGTAGAGTCCGGAAGGATGGAGCTTGCACTGCCGACACGAAGGACAGATCTCACAAAGCAGGCAGGGCCGATGAGAGAGTCAAGGCGGGCGCCGTCTGTCAGGGAGATTATGCAGAGAAATATCACCTGTATCTCAGAGACAGAAGAGATCAAAACCGCCGCGAAAAAGCTGATGAAAGGTGAGACAAATCATCTTCCGGTTATAAACAAAGAAGGAAGACTCGTAGGCATTGTGACCACTTATGACATCTCGAAAGCGGTTGTAAAGATGGGAATTGAAAATACGGTATCTTCAATAATGTCAAGAAAGGTCATCACGACATCCCCGGGAGAGGCTGTCGATATTGCGGCGATGAAGCTTGAGAAGCATAATATCAGTGCACTTCCGGTTATAGACGGTGAAGGGAAACTGATTGGGCTTTTATCAGCAATTGATCTTGGAAAGCTCTTTGGAAAGAGGTGGCTGTAATGAAACTCCTTGTAAGTTTTTCAAAGAAGAAGGGTTCTGAACCCCTTATTGCAAAGATTGTCCGCGATACGGGCGTTCTTATCAATGTTAACCGGGCATATATCGAATCAATGTCAGGAGAGATGTTAATTGAAGTACCTGACGCTGATTCAAAGATTGTCTGTGAAAAGCTCATCTCCAGCGGTGCCGAAGTTGAAGTACTTGAGGATTCTGTATTCAGGGACGAGGATGAATGCATCGACTGTGGTGCATGTATAAGCATCTGCCCACAGGAAGTCTTTTATTTTGATGAAGACTGGCACCTTCATATGAATGAAGAAAAATGTGTTCTCTGCGGCAAGTGCACTGAAGCATGCCCGCATGGTGCATTATCCATATACGACTAATTTTTTAAGAGAGTGTTTTCTTACAAAATAATAATATGAAATAATTTTTGGCAGGATACTTTTTTTTAACAGTTATGCAGTTACAATAATATCCGAAAAAATCTGTGGTTATGATGATTAAGGAGCATTTTCAGTATAAGACTACCATCACAACGATAATTTCTGACAGACAGGATTACATTGAGGTGGCAAAAGAGGCAATGGTTGCCGCAAGACAGGAGATTGAGGGTGTAATCGCCGGAGAACCTCTCTTTATGCCGGCAATTGAACCACTTGAGATAACTTCGGATTCAGAGATTATTATGAAGATGTCAGATGCCGCATTCAGTGCAAAAACCGGCCCGATGGCAGCAGTCGCCGGGACAATTGCCTGTGAGGGAGTCGTTGCCATGAAGAAGGCAGGTGCAGAATTTGCAGTCATTGATAACGGAGGGGATATTGCACTTCTGTCAGACAGGAATGTAAGAATAGGTCTCTTCTGCGGTAACGCTGAGATCAGCGGAAAGATTGCATTTCTGATGCCACCCAAAAGAGAGATCTACGGTATATGCACATCCTCAGCCACAGTCGGCCCTTCGATCTCATTCGGGATAGCGGATTCTGTCACCGTCTTTTCAGAGGATGTATCTCTTGCAGATGCCTGGGCGACAGCACTCTGTAATATCCTGACTCCTGAAAATGCAGACTATGAACTGGAAAATATTGCTGAAAAGGGCATTGACGGTGTATTTGTGGTAATAGGGGATGAGATATTCTCATGGGGCATGGTTCCTGAAGTTGTCAGCGCCGAATTTGATGACAGTCTGATCACATCCGGATGAACCGGCCCTTTAAAACGGAGTTTTTCCTCCCTGAAAGTTAGATCCAGTATTAAGCAGATATCTGCGCCTGATGATTATACGGCTGAAAAAATTTTTTAGTCCGTATTTGTTCTGGCATATTCCATGGCATTCCAGTAAGCAGATTTGCCATAAAATCTCTTAAGTTCACGGTCCCCGTCACTGACAATAATTATCCCCTTATTGTCCTCTACTCTGAAGTATATCTCAAGAAGACTGTATTCATATATCAGCAGGCCTTTTTTTAATTCAGATGCAGATGCTAAAAGAAGCCTGTCCTCAACTATCTCTTCTGGTTTTTGCCGGAAGAAAAAATAAAAGACCTGATAAGCATTCAGGAAATCTGAATCAAGCATCTCATTCCTGAGTCCTTCATCAAGGTCGTCCAGAACTTCAGAGAGATATTCATAATTTTCATCTGCAAGGGCCAGTATTTTATCGGCAAGTTCTGCGAGTTCATAATAGTCAGTCATGTCGATTCTCTTAATTCTGAATGGAGGTCAGATTAATAAAATATATTGTTATTAGAATTCAATATTACTGTTCGTGCGTGAAGAAGAAGAGGACTGGCTAATATACCGGATCATATGTTCGAAAAATACTATTTCATATTCCGAACTGAAAGAATGCTCCGGTTTTGAGGATGAAAATTTAAAACGGTCTCTTAACAGGCTTGAAAATAACTGTCTTATGTCGATGAATGATGATAATATCAAAATATTGTCGGTAAATGAGATTATTCTCAAAAATCAGATAAAAAATACCCTTAATAGTGATAAAAGTCCGGTGATTTTTGAAAACGGGGTCATTAAGGTCAACCCTGAATATAAGAGATGAAAAATATGAAAGATGTCTGGATATTAAGAATCGGCCACAGGCCTGAGAGAGACCAGAGGGTTACAACCCATGTGGGGCTTACAGGGCGTGCACTTGGTGCGGGAGGTATGTATCTTGCCTCAGATGACAAGGGAGTGAAGAAATCAATAGAGGATGTTGCAGGCCGCTGGGGAGGGGACTTTAAGGTAGAGAACAATGTCTCCTGGAAGAAAGTTATCCGGGACTGGAAGGAGGCCGGGGGAAAGGTTGTCCATCTGACTATGTATGGCATATCTGTCACAGATGCGATGCCTGAGATACAGGAATGTGAGAAAGTGCTTGTTGTTGTCGGAGCTGAAAAAGTTCCGGGTGATATGTATGGCCTTGCAGATTACAATGTATCTGTTACTACGCAGCCACATTCAGAGATTTCAAGTCTGGCAATATTTATGGACCATCTCTTTGAAGGCAAAACTCTTGACCTTGATTTTGAAGGCGCTGAAATAAAGGTAATTCCTACAGAATGCGGCAAGAGGTTTGAGAGTTGAAAGGGCGGGTTCTGGTTGCAGGTTTTGCAACCCGCCACGTTGTCTGCTCGGCTTATAAAGCTGGTTATGAGGTTTATGCGATTGACTGTTTCTGCGATCAGGATCTGCACTGGTACACAAAGTCATGCCGGACTTTTGAGGAGATGGATGAGATGCCGGGGATCATCAGTGAAGTGGCCGGCAGGAGGAAATTCGATTATTTTGTTGTGACATCCGGCGCCGAGGATATATCT
The sequence above is a segment of the Methanoplanus limicola DSM 2279 genome. Coding sequences within it:
- a CDS encoding homocysteine biosynthesis protein, whose protein sequence is MKKTIDEINEKIRNGSARVVTAEEMPDIVAALGEEGALREVDVVTTGTFGAMCSSGAFFNFGHADPPIRMEKSWLNDVEAYAGIAAVDAYLGATQISETQGTKYGGAHVLEDLVSGKSVELRASSKGTDCYPRKTITTEITLEDMNEAVMCNPRNAFQRYAAATNTSDATLRTYMGTLLPLHGNISYSGAGILSPIMNDPKLEKIGSGVPIFLCGAEGTIIGQGTQSSPASRFANLMTTGNLKEMSQDFLRAATFSGYGVSLYVGLGVPIPVTDIETVRNTAIRDEDITTSIVDYGVPARSRPTVKEVTYAELKSGKVEIDGEEIRTSSLSSFRKAREIASELAKWVESGRMELALPTRRTDLTKQAGPMRESRRAPSVREIMQRNITCISETEEIKTAAKKLMKGETNHLPVINKEGRLVGIVTTYDISKAVVKMGIENTVSSIMSRKVITTSPGEAVDIAAMKLEKHNISALPVIDGEGKLIGLLSAIDLGKLFGKRWL
- a CDS encoding NIL domain-containing protein — its product is MKLLVSFSKKKGSEPLIAKIVRDTGVLINVNRAYIESMSGEMLIEVPDADSKIVCEKLISSGAEVEVLEDSVFRDEDECIDCGACISICPQEVFYFDEDWHLHMNEEKCVLCGKCTEACPHGALSIYD
- a CDS encoding UPF0280 family protein; the encoded protein is MIKEHFQYKTTITTIISDRQDYIEVAKEAMVAARQEIEGVIAGEPLFMPAIEPLEITSDSEIIMKMSDAAFSAKTGPMAAVAGTIACEGVVAMKKAGAEFAVIDNGGDIALLSDRNVRIGLFCGNAEISGKIAFLMPPKREIYGICTSSATVGPSISFGIADSVTVFSEDVSLADAWATALCNILTPENADYELENIAEKGIDGVFVVIGDEIFSWGMVPEVVSAEFDDSLITSG
- a CDS encoding tRNA (cytidine(56)-2'-O)-methyltransferase, giving the protein MKDVWILRIGHRPERDQRVTTHVGLTGRALGAGGMYLASDDKGVKKSIEDVAGRWGGDFKVENNVSWKKVIRDWKEAGGKVVHLTMYGISVTDAMPEIQECEKVLVVVGAEKVPGDMYGLADYNVSVTTQPHSEISSLAIFMDHLFEGKTLDLDFEGAEIKVIPTECGKRFES